The following proteins are co-located in the Candidatus Planktophila lacus genome:
- a CDS encoding LuxR C-terminal-related transcriptional regulator, translating to MPNSPTVLVASDDAFELATLSAALRLHSVNVVAEASTTEIAENLYKFLSPQVALIDLQFAGAEALALINKFRKVNPSLGVVLITACPDLRLLGLVEKQIPQGAQIVLKKSIADLTVVSHSIVRSIAAVDAKEKMAWVDSHGSLHENSFSSILNEFTDIQIETFRLLAKGLSNSEIAKVRVVSEKSVEQIVARIAQHLQVLPDRAQNLRVVLTGEYFKWIGAPRH from the coding sequence GTGCCTAATTCTCCAACAGTTCTCGTTGCAAGCGATGATGCCTTTGAGTTAGCAACTCTTAGCGCAGCGCTTCGTTTGCATTCAGTAAATGTTGTAGCAGAAGCAAGTACCACGGAAATCGCCGAAAATTTATATAAATTTCTATCGCCTCAAGTAGCGCTAATTGATTTGCAATTTGCTGGTGCTGAAGCACTTGCCTTGATAAATAAGTTTAGAAAAGTAAATCCCTCACTCGGCGTTGTGTTGATTACGGCCTGCCCTGATCTACGTCTGCTCGGATTAGTTGAGAAACAGATTCCACAAGGTGCGCAGATAGTTTTAAAGAAATCAATCGCAGACCTTACCGTCGTTAGCCACTCGATCGTGCGTTCGATTGCAGCGGTAGATGCCAAGGAAAAGATGGCCTGGGTAGATAGCCATGGCTCTCTGCACGAGAACTCCTTTTCATCTATTCTCAATGAATTCACAGATATACAGATCGAGACCTTCCGCTTACTCGCTAAAGGTTTGAGTAACTCTGAGATAGCAAAGGTGCGGGTTGTCAGCGAGAAATCGGTAGAACAGATAGTCGCCCGAATCGCACAGCATTTACAAGTACTCCCAGATAGGGCACAGAATTTGCGCGTTGTTTTAACTGGCGAATACTTC
- a CDS encoding ADP-dependent NAD(P)H-hydrate dehydratase: protein MKSQRWTAKDSKKHIIVPSALDHKYSRGTLGVITGSAQFPGAAVLTSKAALATGLGVLRFHSSSGLAHLVLHAAPEALVQPGKVDAWLVGSGVSDKKYSDYTTWLRHRWFKLMSAQSVPTVLDAGALDWARKLTQPTLITPHAGELAKLLAKRGIQVSSEAIEADPKKWSMVATDKLGVTVLLKGSTTYIAQPDFLIELPKATPWLATAGSGDVLAGIIGALLATNYIEILNDENNLARVAATGAFIHNSAALLASKDAPISSSSIIEFIPEAIRKIIK, encoded by the coding sequence ATGAAGAGCCAACGTTGGACTGCTAAAGATTCAAAGAAGCACATCATCGTTCCAAGCGCGTTAGATCATAAATATTCACGCGGAACCCTTGGAGTAATAACTGGATCTGCGCAGTTTCCAGGCGCTGCTGTATTAACTTCAAAGGCAGCGCTGGCGACTGGCCTTGGGGTTCTGCGCTTCCATAGTTCATCTGGACTGGCTCACCTTGTCCTGCACGCTGCTCCAGAAGCGCTGGTTCAACCAGGAAAAGTCGATGCTTGGCTCGTTGGATCAGGTGTGAGCGATAAGAAATATAGCGATTACACAACATGGCTACGCCACCGTTGGTTTAAGTTAATGAGCGCACAGAGCGTGCCGACAGTTCTTGATGCAGGTGCGCTGGACTGGGCCAGGAAGTTAACTCAGCCCACTTTGATAACTCCTCACGCTGGAGAACTCGCAAAGCTGCTCGCTAAGCGCGGTATTCAGGTCTCTTCAGAGGCGATTGAAGCAGATCCTAAAAAGTGGTCGATGGTTGCTACTGACAAGTTAGGTGTTACAGTCCTTTTGAAAGGTTCAACCACATATATTGCGCAACCAGATTTTTTAATTGAACTTCCAAAAGCAACACCGTGGCTCGCCACAGCCGGAAGTGGAGATGTATTAGCAGGAATAATTGGCGCGCTTCTTGCAACAAATTACATTGAAATTTTAAATGATGAAAATAATTTAGCGCGCGTTGCTGCAACTGGCGCATTTATTCACAATAGCGCTGCACTTTTAGCATCTAAGGATGCCCCCATCTCATCTTCATCAATTATTGAGTTTATTCCTGAAGCAATTCGAAAAATAATAAAGTAG
- a CDS encoding Gfo/Idh/MocA family protein: protein MEKAQGKVRWGFIGAGYIAKLALYPALLNSKDGEIYAVGAKDRERGLALSPSGLVYTDYDELLADPKVEAIYISLPNSLHIEWSIKAMRAGKHVLCEKPAAMNVAQLKEAIAVANETGLIFMEASWNRWHPRTLRLKEIVESGLIGEVKTIRSAFTYDGLDPANIRAIYELGGGGLYDLGPYSVAAPIWLMDFAPVSNIKTDVKWHPGGCDETVTTSFDIGGARAEALTSMNTPNTLYFDVVGTKGRVSMTGNDAFNSHNKPSTLEVEVDGKVTVENFAACDPYQLMADAMSRRIRGGEGWLMPHSQSIAFAEVFERAFEVMGRP, encoded by the coding sequence ATGGAAAAAGCACAAGGAAAAGTACGTTGGGGATTTATCGGCGCAGGTTACATTGCAAAGTTAGCGCTATATCCAGCCTTACTAAACTCAAAAGATGGTGAGATCTATGCCGTTGGCGCAAAAGATCGCGAAAGAGGGCTAGCACTCTCACCTTCAGGTTTGGTTTACACCGACTATGACGAACTCCTTGCCGATCCAAAGGTAGAGGCGATCTACATCTCGCTCCCAAATTCACTTCACATCGAATGGTCAATCAAGGCGATGCGTGCTGGAAAGCATGTGCTCTGTGAAAAGCCTGCTGCGATGAACGTTGCACAGTTAAAGGAAGCAATTGCTGTTGCAAATGAAACCGGCTTGATCTTTATGGAGGCGAGCTGGAACCGCTGGCATCCGCGCACTCTGCGCCTTAAAGAGATTGTTGAATCAGGTTTGATTGGTGAAGTAAAGACAATTCGCTCCGCATTTACTTATGACGGTTTAGACCCCGCAAATATCCGTGCGATCTACGAACTTGGTGGTGGCGGGCTTTACGACCTCGGACCTTATTCAGTTGCCGCTCCTATCTGGTTAATGGACTTTGCACCAGTAAGCAATATAAAGACAGATGTGAAATGGCATCCAGGTGGATGCGATGAAACAGTTACAACATCATTTGATATCGGCGGAGCGCGCGCTGAGGCGCTGACTTCGATGAATACTCCCAACACTCTTTACTTTGATGTCGTTGGCACAAAGGGTCGAGTCTCAATGACCGGAAACGATGCCTTTAACTCGCATAACAAACCAAGCACCTTGGAAGTTGAAGTTGATGGAAAGGTAACGGTTGAAAACTTTGCCGCCTGCGATCCTTACCAACTAATGGCTGATGCTATGTCGCGCCGGATTCGCGGGGGAGAAGGTTGGCTTATGCCACATTCTCAATCGATCGCTTTCGCAGAAGTCTTTGAGCGAGCCTTTGAGGTAATGGGACGACCTTAA
- a CDS encoding acetoacetate--CoA ligase: MSSPLWSPGKSNNPSLIKLNELAKAKDFSELHKWSIDNSADFWRFVVSDSEIVGDFGDTAISGSGFFQTEFFPGAKLNVVDTLLKGDPDQIVITEISESGQRRTFTRSEVRKLANQVAQSLLSAGVVEGDVVAACVANTADVVSFALGALKIGAIFSSTSADFGAATVLDRFQQISPKVLLVTSGYEYNGKQIDCLEKVSEIVAGLPSLVKVVSIGSKPNPYLSFTEWLSSSDGTTEISVKGSFSRPGFILFSSGTTGKPKCIVHSAAGVLLKTLSEQRYHLDIRDGDKVFYFTTCGWMMWNWLVASLATGAGIVLFDGNPMHPAPERLFDIAEQEELTFLGVSAKYIDSLRKIELKASNSHDLSKLRTLASTGSPLSHEGFSYIYGSVSPTVHLASISGGTDICGCFMLGWPELPVFAGQIQVPALGMDVQVLNSDASLTKPGDKGELVCASTFPSAPLFFWGDKENEKYLASYFEKFPDIWTHGDFVEPTQESGFIMHGRSDATLNVAGVRIGTAEIYRITEEFEEVLESLAVAQKYESDTRVLLFLKLKPGSELTDAFSDQIKKALKQKASPRHVPALILQAPDFPRTKSGKLVELAVTRAVNKEPIDNLGALANPDCLEWFKDLNL; this comes from the coding sequence ATGTCTTCACCTCTTTGGAGCCCAGGTAAATCCAATAACCCCTCGCTCATTAAATTAAATGAGCTGGCAAAGGCGAAGGATTTTTCAGAACTTCATAAGTGGTCGATAGATAACTCTGCTGACTTTTGGCGCTTTGTTGTAAGTGATTCAGAAATAGTCGGCGATTTTGGAGACACTGCAATCTCTGGCTCTGGTTTTTTTCAAACTGAATTCTTTCCAGGTGCCAAGTTAAATGTAGTCGATACCTTACTTAAGGGAGATCCCGACCAAATAGTTATAACTGAGATCTCCGAATCTGGGCAGCGCCGCACATTTACAAGAAGTGAAGTCAGGAAGTTAGCTAACCAAGTCGCACAGTCGCTATTGAGCGCTGGTGTTGTAGAAGGTGATGTAGTTGCAGCCTGCGTAGCAAATACCGCAGATGTGGTTTCTTTTGCTCTTGGTGCGCTCAAAATTGGTGCGATCTTCTCAAGTACTTCTGCAGATTTCGGTGCGGCAACCGTTTTAGATCGTTTTCAGCAGATATCTCCAAAGGTGCTGTTAGTTACTTCAGGCTATGAGTACAACGGCAAGCAGATAGATTGTCTAGAAAAAGTCAGTGAAATTGTTGCTGGCCTGCCTTCGCTAGTTAAAGTTGTTTCTATCGGATCAAAACCTAATCCATATCTTTCATTTACTGAGTGGCTCAGTTCAAGTGATGGAACGACTGAGATATCAGTTAAGGGTTCCTTTAGTCGCCCTGGATTTATCCTCTTTTCATCTGGAACTACAGGTAAGCCGAAGTGCATTGTTCATAGCGCAGCAGGTGTTCTGCTTAAGACTTTAAGTGAACAGCGTTACCACCTAGATATTCGCGATGGGGATAAAGTCTTTTACTTCACTACTTGTGGCTGGATGATGTGGAACTGGTTGGTTGCCTCTCTTGCAACTGGAGCTGGCATTGTTTTATTCGATGGAAATCCAATGCATCCGGCACCTGAAAGGCTCTTTGATATCGCAGAACAGGAAGAGCTAACCTTTCTTGGAGTTTCTGCAAAGTACATAGATTCACTCCGTAAGATCGAACTTAAGGCGAGCAATTCACACGATCTTTCAAAGTTAAGAACTCTTGCATCTACTGGTTCACCGCTTAGCCACGAAGGTTTTTCTTACATCTATGGTTCGGTCTCGCCAACAGTTCACCTGGCATCAATTTCTGGCGGCACCGATATTTGTGGCTGCTTTATGTTGGGCTGGCCAGAACTCCCGGTCTTTGCAGGGCAGATACAAGTTCCCGCGCTCGGCATGGATGTGCAAGTTTTGAATTCGGATGCAAGCCTGACAAAACCTGGAGATAAAGGCGAGTTAGTTTGCGCCAGTACATTTCCTTCTGCACCACTCTTCTTCTGGGGCGATAAGGAAAATGAGAAATACCTGGCCTCTTACTTTGAAAAGTTTCCAGATATCTGGACCCACGGAGACTTTGTTGAGCCAACCCAAGAATCTGGTTTCATCATGCATGGAAGATCTGATGCAACGTTGAATGTTGCAGGTGTGCGAATTGGAACGGCTGAGATATATCGAATTACCGAGGAATTTGAAGAAGTTCTAGAAAGTTTGGCGGTAGCTCAGAAATACGAGAGCGATACGCGAGTACTTCTCTTCCTTAAATTAAAGCCAGGCTCCGAACTGACAGATGCCTTTTCCGATCAAATAAAGAAAGCGCTAAAGCAGAAAGCGAGCCCGCGCCATGTGCCGGCTTTGATATTGCAGGCGCCAGATTTTCCTAGAACTAAGAGTGGAAAATTGGTGGAGTTAGCGGTTACGAGAGCGGTAAATAAAGAGCCAATCGATAACTTAGGAGCGTTAGCCAATCCTGATTGTCTGGAATGGTTTAAAGACTTAAATCTTTAA
- a CDS encoding Gfo/Idh/MocA family protein has translation MKREIRIAVLGLGWMGQAHSRSALRIPSLFPDRSFEPVLQVCADVDPARQKSAVADYGFKRATGDWMEAATADDVDAVWVTAPNMLHLPMIEAATKAGKAVFSEKPIGGKPEQTVQAYKLATAAGVPTGVGYNYVWAPLVLHAKNLIASGALGEITHYRGRFLSMYGSDELGLLTWRFKLADAGYGVSSDILSHSVSMAQFLVGGISEVVGMQNTTIKQRPLPSGNAGHYSRGKATDPKGDVENEDFASMLCTFENGATGTFEVSRTVVGPESQNAFEIYGTKGSLMWNLEKINELQYYELGTSLNTGYTTIYGGDRFPFHGAFVPGQANAIGFEDLVAIEDYSFMQSIAEGTKFGQSFKEAVDVVSVQQALINSWSSRTWERVKDLSL, from the coding sequence ATGAAGAGAGAGATCCGCATCGCCGTCCTTGGGTTAGGTTGGATGGGACAGGCGCATTCACGTTCTGCGCTGCGTATTCCTTCACTATTTCCAGATCGTTCATTTGAACCTGTCTTGCAGGTTTGTGCAGATGTAGATCCTGCTCGCCAGAAGAGCGCCGTTGCAGATTACGGATTTAAGCGCGCAACCGGCGATTGGATGGAAGCGGCAACTGCAGATGATGTTGATGCTGTCTGGGTTACCGCGCCAAATATGTTGCACCTGCCAATGATTGAAGCAGCAACGAAGGCTGGCAAAGCAGTATTTAGCGAAAAGCCAATTGGTGGAAAGCCAGAACAGACAGTTCAGGCATACAAGTTAGCCACTGCCGCTGGCGTACCAACTGGCGTTGGATATAACTATGTCTGGGCGCCTCTAGTGCTTCATGCAAAGAATCTCATTGCCAGTGGCGCCCTTGGCGAAATTACACATTACCGCGGTCGCTTCTTAAGTATGTATGGAAGTGACGAACTCGGTCTTTTAACTTGGAGATTTAAACTTGCCGATGCTGGTTACGGAGTATCTAGCGACATTCTTAGCCATAGCGTTTCCATGGCGCAGTTCTTAGTTGGTGGCATCTCTGAAGTAGTTGGAATGCAGAACACCACGATTAAGCAACGCCCGCTACCAAGTGGCAACGCCGGACATTACTCACGCGGTAAGGCAACTGATCCAAAGGGCGATGTTGAAAACGAAGACTTTGCATCAATGCTCTGCACATTTGAAAACGGTGCGACAGGAACATTTGAAGTAAGTCGCACGGTGGTTGGCCCAGAGAGCCAGAACGCCTTTGAAATTTACGGCACTAAGGGCTCGCTGATGTGGAACCTAGAGAAGATAAATGAACTTCAGTACTACGAGTTAGGTACTTCGCTAAACACTGGCTACACCACTATTTATGGCGGAGATCGCTTCCCATTCCATGGCGCTTTCGTTCCGGGACAAGCTAACGCGATTGGCTTTGAAGATCTAGTTGCGATTGAAGATTATTCATTTATGCAATCAATTGCTGAAGGCACAAAGTTCGGACAGAGCTTTAAAGAGGCAGTTGATGTGGTCAGCGTGCAGCAGGCGCTGATTAACTCTTGGAGTTCACGTACTTGGGAACGCGTTAAAGATTTAAGTCTTTAA
- the iolB gene encoding 5-deoxy-glucuronate isomerase: MSNWYKPAGTLKTAEHEISLTPKDSGWEFCGFYTYNFATKSEFSVELNGCEGVLLPLSTQNVSVSVDGQALALKGRTGVFAAVSDWIYLPVGSKVSFSGKSGEIALLTAQASEKFPVCYTPAEQVQVEVRGSGKATRQVNNIATPTSFTQCHKILVCEVLTPGGNLSSWPPHRHDKFPGCPTINEEVYYFQIGKDGSDHGDPEGVGFFHVYTVDETVDETVTLHDRDTYVVPHGYHGPSIASPEYPMYFLNVMAGPAPERSMAFCDDPAHHWIRDSWNDQVQDPRCPMTSANGKVWKGK; encoded by the coding sequence ATGAGTAATTGGTATAAACCCGCAGGCACGCTGAAGACTGCTGAACATGAAATCTCATTGACGCCAAAAGATTCTGGCTGGGAATTCTGCGGTTTCTATACCTACAACTTCGCAACTAAATCTGAGTTTAGCGTTGAATTAAACGGTTGCGAAGGTGTTCTACTTCCGCTTTCAACACAAAACGTTTCAGTATCGGTTGATGGTCAGGCGCTTGCTCTAAAAGGTAGAACTGGTGTATTTGCAGCAGTTTCAGATTGGATCTATCTCCCAGTTGGTTCAAAGGTTTCCTTTAGTGGTAAATCTGGTGAGATCGCACTACTTACCGCACAAGCCAGTGAGAAATTCCCAGTCTGCTACACACCTGCTGAACAAGTTCAGGTTGAAGTACGCGGTTCAGGCAAGGCAACTCGTCAGGTTAATAACATTGCAACTCCAACTAGCTTTACCCAATGCCACAAGATTCTCGTATGTGAAGTCTTAACACCGGGAGGAAATCTCTCTTCATGGCCTCCACATCGCCACGATAAGTTCCCTGGTTGCCCAACAATTAACGAAGAGGTTTATTACTTCCAGATCGGCAAAGATGGATCAGATCACGGAGATCCTGAAGGTGTTGGCTTTTTCCATGTTTACACCGTAGATGAAACTGTCGATGAAACTGTTACCTTGCACGATAGAGATACCTACGTTGTGCCTCACGGTTATCACGGCCCATCAATTGCCTCACCTGAATATCCAATGTATTTCTTAAACGTTATGGCCGGGCCTGCACCAGAGCGCAGCATGGCTTTCTGTGATGATCCAGCACATCATTGGATCCGAGATTCTTGGAACGATCAAGTACAAGATCCACGTTGTCCAATGACTTCCGCAAATGGAAAAGTATGGAAAGGTAAGTAA
- a CDS encoding Cgl0159 family (beta/alpha)8-fold protein, whose product MKLEQKHYLELIEARINNPKSFQLALKKRSRRSVAGKDGRLLLLAADHTARGIIAAGNNPTAIADRFILLDKLVRGLALPGVDGVMASADILEELAWLGALEGKVAIGTMNRGGIIGASWELDDRLTAYDAEHIRSMGLDGGKTLLRIDETDPGTARTIEMVAAVTTQLADFELVSMIEPLPYIKNENGRAVLDPSEEKLIKVVSIASGLGSSSAFTWLKIPAPANPEKVAAATSCPILLLGGDPGSNWEDVFAKWDNALKVPNIRGLVPGRALLFGDELDVEAAVARAAQMVRKIS is encoded by the coding sequence GTGAAGTTAGAGCAAAAGCATTACCTCGAACTAATTGAAGCGCGCATCAATAACCCTAAATCTTTCCAACTTGCTCTAAAGAAGAGATCACGTCGCAGCGTTGCAGGTAAAGATGGTCGTTTGCTCTTGCTCGCAGCCGACCACACCGCGCGCGGAATAATTGCGGCAGGAAATAATCCAACTGCGATCGCAGATCGATTTATTCTGCTCGATAAGTTGGTTAGAGGCTTAGCTCTTCCAGGCGTTGATGGCGTAATGGCTAGCGCAGATATTCTCGAAGAATTGGCTTGGCTCGGTGCTTTGGAAGGCAAAGTCGCGATCGGAACTATGAACCGCGGCGGAATTATTGGCGCTTCATGGGAACTAGATGATCGCCTGACTGCCTACGATGCCGAACATATTCGCAGCATGGGGCTAGATGGTGGAAAGACTTTGCTGCGCATCGATGAGACCGATCCTGGCACCGCGCGAACCATTGAGATGGTCGCGGCCGTGACAACACAACTTGCAGATTTTGAACTCGTATCGATGATTGAGCCACTTCCATATATTAAGAATGAGAACGGCAGAGCAGTTCTTGATCCTTCTGAAGAGAAGTTAATCAAAGTAGTTTCTATCGCCTCTGGACTTGGTTCGTCTTCAGCATTTACCTGGTTGAAAATTCCTGCGCCAGCCAACCCTGAAAAGGTGGCTGCAGCAACTAGCTGCCCAATTTTATTGTTAGGTGGAGATCCCGGCAGTAATTGGGAAGATGTCTTTGCTAAATGGGATAACGCTCTGAAAGTTCCAAATATCCGCGGCTTAGTACCGGGGCGCGCATTACTGTTTGGCGATGAGTTAGATGTTGAAGCAGCAGTTGCTCGTGCTGCACAAATGGTTAGAAAAATTAGTTAG
- the iolC gene encoding 5-dehydro-2-deoxygluconokinase, whose translation MMTSPLDLLTVGRISVDLFSEQINTSFSQPQTFQKSIGGSPTNVAVAAARFGHKSAIVTKVGVDPLGEFVVNKLQSFGVDTSFVKVAESGLTPVVLASQDPPEDPKIIFHRQPSAPDTQLIASDIDDQTLKSAKNFWVSACALSQGTTAESIFQWLEIRGRAKETIIDLDYRPSFWKSREDARAAAQRALSHCTIAIGNIAECDVALGITDPNKAADDLLNRGITLAIVKMGGDGVLLATKEKVHVVKPLPIKLVCGLGAGDAFGGALIHGLLSGWDLEKIGAFANAAGAYLASELMCADAMPTLEILNRFIEEMGSNR comes from the coding sequence ATGATGACATCCCCTCTCGACCTGTTAACTGTGGGTCGAATAAGCGTCGATCTTTTCTCGGAGCAGATAAACACCTCCTTTAGCCAGCCACAGACTTTTCAAAAATCTATTGGTGGATCTCCTACAAATGTTGCAGTCGCCGCAGCAAGGTTCGGTCATAAGAGCGCGATTGTTACCAAGGTTGGCGTAGATCCACTTGGTGAGTTTGTAGTTAATAAGCTGCAAAGTTTTGGCGTAGATACAAGTTTTGTGAAGGTTGCTGAAAGCGGACTAACTCCCGTTGTTCTTGCCTCACAAGATCCACCTGAAGATCCGAAGATAATTTTTCATCGCCAACCGTCAGCACCTGATACTCAACTCATCGCCTCAGATATTGATGACCAGACTTTGAAGAGCGCTAAGAACTTCTGGGTCAGCGCCTGCGCGCTTTCTCAAGGAACGACTGCAGAAAGTATCTTCCAGTGGCTTGAGATAAGAGGCCGCGCAAAGGAAACCATTATCGATCTAGATTATCGACCATCGTTCTGGAAGAGCAGAGAAGATGCTCGGGCTGCTGCGCAACGTGCGCTTTCACATTGCACGATCGCTATTGGAAATATCGCTGAATGCGATGTTGCACTGGGGATTACCGATCCGAATAAGGCGGCAGATGATTTATTGAATCGCGGCATCACATTAGCGATTGTAAAAATGGGCGGCGATGGAGTTTTGCTGGCGACTAAAGAGAAGGTGCATGTCGTCAAGCCTTTGCCAATAAAATTGGTTTGCGGGTTGGGCGCCGGAGATGCCTTTGGTGGGGCGTTAATCCATGGGTTACTGAGCGGGTGGGATCTGGAAAAGATCGGTGCCTTCGCAAATGCTGCTGGTGCCTATTTGGCATCTGAGTTAATGTGCGCAGATGCCATGCCAACGCTAGAGATTTTAAATAGATTTATAGAAGAGATGGGGAGCAATCGGTGA
- a CDS encoding Gfo/Idh/MocA family oxidoreductase: MEYGVVQQMRIAVIGAGRMGAIRAEDLLSGGAEVTLFNRRDNVAKELAQKLNCSSAEYSDLLKLSFDGYVVATATNSHIAILDQLIPLGKPILCEKPISLTVEETDLVIEKCKKHGTEIQVGFQRRFDPPISVAANKVSSGQVGTLYAMHMYAHDHQPSTLEFLEGSGSIYRDLHVHDFDLVRWITQSEIKKVYATQSVREHQQYAKYNDADVSLISLTTESGVQVAITGTRHNPIGHDVRFEVFGSKDSIAVGLNLKTPIHDIEGEIGFSEIRYTGFIERFRQAFAEESHAFIKFVEGKTPNPCPPINARQALRVAIACEESILSGSAVEL; encoded by the coding sequence GTGGAATACGGAGTAGTCCAGCAGATGAGAATTGCAGTCATTGGCGCTGGTCGAATGGGCGCTATTCGCGCCGAAGATTTGCTTTCAGGTGGCGCTGAAGTAACTCTCTTTAACCGCAGAGATAATGTGGCGAAAGAGTTAGCTCAGAAATTGAATTGCAGTTCAGCGGAATATTCAGATCTTCTCAAGTTAAGTTTTGATGGTTATGTCGTGGCGACCGCGACAAATTCGCACATTGCAATTTTGGATCAGTTGATTCCCCTTGGAAAACCGATACTTTGCGAGAAACCAATTTCACTCACCGTTGAAGAGACAGATTTAGTAATTGAGAAATGTAAAAAGCATGGAACAGAAATCCAGGTTGGATTTCAGCGGCGCTTTGATCCACCGATTTCCGTTGCTGCCAACAAAGTTTCTTCGGGCCAAGTTGGAACGCTCTACGCGATGCACATGTACGCACACGATCACCAACCTTCTACCTTGGAATTCCTAGAAGGTAGCGGCAGTATTTATCGCGATCTACATGTTCATGATTTCGATCTTGTTAGATGGATTACTCAGAGCGAGATAAAAAAGGTCTATGCAACACAGTCTGTACGCGAACATCAACAATATGCAAAATACAACGATGCCGATGTTTCGCTAATCTCCCTAACCACCGAATCGGGAGTTCAAGTTGCAATAACTGGTACCCGCCATAATCCTATTGGCCACGATGTTCGCTTTGAAGTCTTTGGCTCTAAAGATTCAATTGCCGTAGGGCTAAATTTGAAGACACCGATTCACGATATTGAAGGGGAAATCGGCTTCAGCGAAATCAGATACACCGGCTTTATTGAACGCTTCCGCCAAGCATTTGCTGAAGAATCTCACGCCTTCATTAAATTCGTAGAAGGAAAAACTCCAAACCCATGTCCGCCTATCAATGCGCGCCAAGCGCTTCGCGTGGCCATTGCTTGTGAAGAATCAATTCTTAGTGGTTCTGCAGTAGAATTGTAA
- a CDS encoding 2-dehydro-3-deoxygalactonokinase, translated as MKFVAIDWGTSSFRAWLIERDQISDYLQTDQGVKNFASGSHSAYLIEVLGKWQGQYDRIIAIGMIGSSIGLYETDFSPLPIDIDEVSNSLIQVPNFEPALYIVPGVSKAGDVMRGEESQSLASGLENGLVISPGTHSKWVEIKSGKITDFRTYLTGELFEILRNHSTLSKATDSSAKLVASGDFVEGLNAQTSDLTHDLFAIRANWLQGKTEDASREYLSGLLIGAEIKSAKSWCQASEARIVASDSLAEIYIFALSHFGIKATVENSGQLINYFVALAKKVESKS; from the coding sequence ATGAAGTTTGTAGCGATTGACTGGGGAACTTCATCCTTTCGCGCTTGGTTGATTGAACGCGATCAAATCTCTGACTATCTCCAAACCGATCAGGGCGTTAAGAACTTCGCCTCCGGCTCTCATAGCGCCTATCTAATTGAAGTCTTAGGTAAGTGGCAAGGACAATACGATCGCATCATCGCAATAGGAATGATTGGTTCGAGTATTGGTCTTTATGAGACTGATTTCTCTCCACTGCCGATTGATATCGATGAAGTAAGCAACTCTCTTATTCAAGTACCAAACTTTGAACCAGCTCTTTACATCGTGCCAGGTGTTTCAAAGGCTGGAGATGTAATGCGTGGGGAAGAGTCACAATCTCTTGCTTCAGGGCTTGAAAATGGGCTAGTTATATCGCCTGGAACACATAGTAAATGGGTTGAAATTAAGAGCGGAAAGATTACAGATTTTCGAACCTATCTAACTGGAGAGCTCTTTGAAATACTGAGAAATCACAGCACTCTTTCCAAGGCAACTGATTCATCAGCAAAATTAGTTGCCTCCGGAGATTTTGTAGAAGGCCTTAACGCACAAACCTCTGACTTAACGCATGATTTATTTGCAATCCGCGCCAACTGGTTACAAGGCAAGACCGAGGATGCATCGCGGGAGTACCTCTCGGGGCTATTAATCGGCGCCGAAATCAAGTCTGCAAAGAGTTGGTGTCAGGCAAGTGAGGCAAGGATTGTCGCATCGGATTCTCTTGCCGAAATCTATATATTTGCGCTTTCCCACTTTGGAATTAAAGCAACCGTTGAAAATAGTGGACAACTAATCAATTACTTCGTAGCGCTAGCGAAAAAGGTGGAGAGTAAATCATGA